A single genomic interval of Puntigrus tetrazona isolate hp1 unplaced genomic scaffold, ASM1883169v1 S000000708, whole genome shotgun sequence harbors:
- the LOC122335067 gene encoding LOW QUALITY PROTEIN: tumor necrosis factor ligand superfamily member 13-like (The sequence of the model RefSeq protein was modified relative to this genomic sequence to represent the inferred CDS: inserted 1 base in 1 codon), whose protein sequence is MKNRDSPASAWKVKVEALKRFLVCAVACTCAAVMYIQWTYIWMLRSEMAEITRRFGPLDTAMKEGGICCDSALCYGATSCYKVSCYHERRTRAEGRDKRDVSKQRKQRKRRETEQHTFLHLVPVSSQSYNDHDTTVLSWAIGQSRGGASGLGDTVTVETEGTYFIYSQVLYKDTTWVMGHVITKRDKGXETKLMKCLKSMPRNVSQPLNTCYTAGIYFLESGSTLQLSVPRKSAELILTAHATFMGLFSI, encoded by the exons ATGAAGAACCGCGACAGCCCCGCTTCCGCCTGGAAGGTGAAGGTGGAGGCGCTGAAGAGGTTTCTCGTGTGCGCTGTCGCCTGCACCTGTGCGGCCGTGATGTATATACAGTGGACCTACATCTGGATGCTCAGGTCTGAAATGGCTGAAATAACTCGTCGGTTCGGGCCTCTGGACACAGCCATGAAGGAAGGTGGGATATGCTGCGATTCCGCCTTGTGCTACGGG GCTACATCTTGTTATAAGGTGAGCTGCTATCACGAGAGACGGACACGCGCTGAGGGCAGAGACAAGAGAGATGTGTCAAAACaaaggaaacagagaaagagacgagAAA CAGAGCAGCACACGTTTCTCCATCTGGTTCCCGTGTCTTCGCAGTCATACA atGATCATGACACCACTGTTCTGTCTTGGGCCATAGGGCAGAGCAGAGGGGGGGCTTCAGGTTTGGGGGATACCGTAACAGTGGAGACTGAGGGTACCTACTTCATTTACAGTCAG GTGCTGTATAAAGACACCACCTGGGTAATGGGTCATGTGATCACGAAGAGGGACAAAG CGGAAACTAAGCTCATGAAGTGTTTAAAAAGCATGCCCAGGAACGTCAGCCAACCACTCAACACTTGCTACACAGCTG GAATTTACTTCCTGGAGTCTGGATCCACTCTTCAGCTCTCTGTTCCCCGCAAATCTGCAGAGCTCATCCTGACAGCTCACGCCACCTTCATGGGCCTCTTCAGCATATGA
- the LOC122335068 gene encoding uncharacterized protein LOC122335068, producing the protein MWTANYPSSQTETDHFDLFPPFAKRSKEVTRSSEEAVLPVQPPYGETFWKTAAPVSCEDFTYEPLFSSALYSSSPVGIVSRQKRVSSGLTHENLPHPSQLMCRMRRYQRLQKHTPRVLQHIGELRMKQRHINELKGDRWWGATAVPRPEDGHGSQKLPEGGDEQLLCPAAGVSIGAMLMDNPDVAVTMPYETASSPTLLFSFTEYEQFRDLAPGGNPMMAFVSGTAHRSLLMADDVCVR; encoded by the exons ATGTGGACCGCAAACTATCCGTCATCACAGACCGAAACGGACCATTTTGACCTGTTTCCGCCTTTCGCAAA GCGATCAAAGGAAGTGACTCGTTCCAGTGAGGAGGCCGTGTTACCGGTGCAGCCTCCGTATGGAGAGACTTTCTGGAAGACAGCTGCGCCAGTATCATg CGAGGACTTCACTTACGAACCCTTATTTTCTTCAGCCCTCTACTCCAGTTCACCTGTTGGCATA GTGAGCAGACAAAAAAGAGTGAGTTCGGGCCTGACTCATGAGAATCTGCCGCATCCTTCGCAGCTGATGTGCAGAATGAGAAGATATCAAAGACTGCAGAAACACACTCCAAGAGTTCTGCAACATATAGGAGAACTCAGGATGAAACAGCGCCATATaaatga GCTGAAGGGGGACAGATGGTGGGGTGCCACAGCTGTGCCCAGGCCAGAGGACGGCCACGGCTCACAGAAACTACCTGAGGGTGGAGATGAGCAGCTTCTCTGTCCTGCAGCTGGTGTTAGCATCGGCGCTATGCTAATGGACAATCCTGATGTGGCCGTGACAATGCCTTATGAAACTGCTTCCTCGCCGACTCTTCTG TTCTCATTTACAGAATACGAGCAGTTTCGTGACCTTGCTCCAGGAGGGAACCCCATGATGGCGTTTGTTTCGGGAACAGCCCATAGATCGCTCTTAATGGCCGATGATGTTTGTGTGCGGTGA